Proteins encoded by one window of Heliangelus exortis chromosome 5, bHelExo1.hap1, whole genome shotgun sequence:
- the BDKRB2 gene encoding B2 bradykinin receptor: MLSITTENVTQFYNVVTTHQLTVSPGDFHNNSEVHQLEQYECINEDIEKWLQDFQLVFLWLIFILGAIENSFVLIVLCFHKSRCTVAEIYLANMALADLMLVCTLPFWAINISNNFEWPFGLFLCKVVNVMSYMNFYSSIYFLTMVSIDRYLALVKTMSLGRMRRAVCAKWNSFVIWSCALLICSPAMVFRNIKYYKEYNITACTLVYPATYWEPVTNCLLNIVGFVIPLCVITYCTMQIIKTLRSNELQKLKVVQTERRATMLVLAVLLLFIISWLPFQISTFIDTIRYFSPRSKCLEEINYIVTQVTTYCAFSNSCLNPVLYVIVGKHFQKKAVEFYKGLFPKRCRKSESVQMGNSLDTVRTFVSSECPRQKSGFPLPN, from the coding sequence ATGCTATCCATCACAACTGAAAATGTTACACAATTTTACAACGTCGTGACCACCCATCAGCTGACAGTCAGTCCAGGAGATTTCCACAATAATTCAGAAGTGCATCAGCTGGAACAATATGAATGTATTAATGAAGACATAGAGAAATGGCTACAGGATTTTCAGCTTGTATTTCTCTGGTTAATATTTATTCTGGGAGCAATAGAGAATTCTTTCGTCCTCATCGTCCTGTGTTTCCACAAGAGTCGCTGCACAGTGGCTGAAATTTACCTAGCAAACATGGCACTTGCTGACCTAATGCTCGTTTGTACTTTACCTTTCTGGGCCATTAATATTTCTAACAATTTTGAGTGGCCTTTTGGTCTCTTCCTCTGTAAAGTTGTCAACGTAATGAGTTACATGAACTTTTATTCCAGCATTTATTTCCTGACAATGGTGAGCATTGACCGCTACCTGGCCTTGGTGAAAACCATGTCTCTGGGCAGGATGCGACGAGCTGTCTGTGCCAAATGGAATAGCTTTGTAATCTGGTCATGTGCCTTGCTCATATGTTCACCTGCTATGGTGTTCCGAAATATAAAGTATTACAAAGAATACAACATCACAGCCTGCACTCTTGTCTACCCAGCCACCTACTGGGAGCCTGTAACCAACTGCTTGCTGAATATTGTGGGCTTTGTGATCCCACTCTGTGTAATTACCTATTGCACTATGCAAATTATCAAAACCTTACGAAGTAATGAACTACAAAAATTGAAGGTAGTCCAGACAGAGAGGAGAGCCACCATGCTGGTCCTTGCTGTGCTCTTGCTGTTCATTATTAGCTGGCTTCCATTCCAGATCAGCACTTTCATTGACACAATCCGTTACTTCTCACCCAGGTCCAAATGCCTGGAAGAAATCAATTACATAGTGACACAGGTCACTACGTACTGTGCCTTTAGCAACAGCTGCCTGAACCCAGTCCTCTACGTAATTGTAGGTAAGCACTTCCAGAAGAAGGCTGTGGAATTCTATAAGGGCTTGTTTCCAAAGAGGTGCAGAAAATCTGAGTCTGTGCAGATGGGAAATTCCCTGGACACTGTAAGAACTTTCGTTTCAAGTGAATGCCCAAGGCAAAAGTCTGGTTTCCCGTTACCAAACTAG
- the BDKRB1 gene encoding B1 bradykinin receptor: MTETPPLNIPFSNQSVNQSNSTICPDLHDWWEMVYYVVPKYIDAVCIIGVLGNIFVLFTYFLHKSPLKIAEIYLINLAVADLIFLTCLPFWAENIRNEFNWPFGSFLCRSTSASISLNMYTSIYLLVAVSLDRYLTFVHTLNHRAIRSKTMAKGICFLTWFFGILLSVPTFTFRTVKHFPVWNISACTLDFPTPLWVRAESLMLNIVGFALPSAAIIFLNFSTIRSLREKAREGRALRTKCCKEQKGVKATRLIFTVVLMFLLCWTPYHFFVFLDILYETEVIKGCFWGELLNFGEQFGYTLATTNSCINPVIYVFVGKYFRQKALEVFSQFIPCGFPLSWVSFKEKSSYFNTFPARSSLT, from the coding sequence atgactgaaacTCCTCCACTGAACATTCCGTTCTCAAACCAGAGTGTAAATCAGAGCAACTCAACTATTTGCCCAGACTTGCACGACTGGTGGGAAATGGTGTATTACGTAGTACCCAAGTATATCGACGCTGTCTGCATTATTGGAGTGCTTGGAAATATATTTGTTCTCTTCACTTATTTCCTGCACAAGAGCCCCCTGAAGATAGCTGAAATCTACCTTATCAACCTAGCTGTTGCTGACCTTATCTTCCTCACGTGCCTCCCTTTCTGGGCAGAGAATATCAGGAATGAATTTAACTGGCCCTTTGGCAGTTTCCTTTGCCGCAGCACCAGTGCCTCCATCAGTCTGAACATGTACACCAGCATCTACCTGCTCGTGGCAGTCAGCCTGGATCGCTACCTGACTTTTGTCCATACCCTGAACCACAGAGCGATACGGAGCAAAACTATGGCCAAAGGGATCTGCTTCCTCACCTGGTTCTTTGGCATCCTTCTCAGCGTCCCAACTTTTACGTTTCGGACAGTGAAACACTTTCCTGTGTGGAATATTTCAGCATGCACTTTAGACTTCCCCACCCCCTTGTGGGTGAGAGCTGAAAGCCTGATGTTGAACATCGTGGGCTTTGCCTTGCCATCTGCAGCAAtcattttccttaatttctcCACCATCCGCTCCTTAcgagaaaaagcaagagaaggaagagcacTCAGAACAAAATGCTGCAAGGAGCAAAAGGGGGTAAAGGCTACCAGGTTGATCTTCACAGTGGTACTGATGTTTCTTCTGTGCTGGACTCCCTACCATTTCTTCGTATTCCTTGATATATTATATGAGACAGAAGTGATCAAAGGCTGCTTCTGGGGGGAACTGCTGAACTTTGGTGAGCAGTTTGGTTACACTCTGGCCACCACCAACAGTTGCATTAACCCTGTGATTTATGTCTTTGTTGGGAAATACTTCAGGCAAAAGGCTTTAGAAGTTTTTTCACAGTTTATTCCCTGTGGATTTCCTTTGAGCTGGGTATCATTCAAGGAAAAATCTTCATATTTCAACACGTTTCCAGCCAGAAGTAGTTTAACCTAA